The window TTTTAAAAGATGTTTCATTTGAAGTAAAAGCTCGGGAATTGGTCGGTTTAATTGGTTTAAATGGTGCTGGAAAAAGTACAACCATTAAGCATGTAATCGGGTTGATGGAGCCTAAAAGTGGAGAAATTACGATAAATGGAAGTACTTTTACTAAAAATAAAGAAAATTATCGAAAACAATTTAGTTTTATTCCGGAAACGCCCATTTTATATGATGAATTAACTTTGGAAGAGCATTTAAAACTAACGGCCATGGCATATGGTTTAGAAGAGACTGTCTATAAGGAGCGCGTAAGTTTTCTGCTCGAGGAGTTTCGGATGAAAAAAAGATTAAAATGGTTTCCCTCTCATTTCTCAAAAGGAATGAAACAAAAAGTGATGATTATGTGCGCTTTTCTTGTCCAGCCAAATTTATATATTGTAGATGAGCCCTTTCTCGGTTTGGACCCGTTGGGGATTCAATCCTTACTTGATTTAATGAAAAAAATGAAGGAGAGTGGGGCTGGAATTTTGATGTCCACTCACATTTTAGCTACTGCAGAACGGTACTGTGATCGGTTCATCATCTTACATAATGGGACGGTTAAGGC of the Bacillus sp. 1NLA3E genome contains:
- a CDS encoding ABC transporter ATP-binding protein — protein: MSLLKIQNITGGYTRNPVLKDVSFEVKARELVGLIGLNGAGKSTTIKHVIGLMEPKSGEITINGSTFTKNKENYRKQFSFIPETPILYDELTLEEHLKLTAMAYGLEETVYKERVSFLLEEFRMKKRLKWFPSHFSKGMKQKVMIMCAFLVQPNLYIVDEPFLGLDPLGIQSLLDLMKKMKESGAGILMSTHILATAERYCDRFIILHNGTVKAQGTLSELQEQFRMPGSSLDDLYIQLTKEEDYV